A genomic region of Streptomyces sp. NBC_00247 contains the following coding sequences:
- a CDS encoding chaplin — protein MLKLRSTVVLAAAAGALMFAGAGTAGADAGAQGAAFGSPGVLSGNVVQIPIHIPINACGNSLNIIGLLNPTFGNTCVNGGGYDRGYGGHDEKQNGHEGHMDDYSK, from the coding sequence ATGTTGAAGCTGAGAAGCACAGTGGTTCTGGCCGCGGCCGCGGGCGCCCTGATGTTCGCCGGTGCCGGCACGGCCGGCGCGGACGCCGGAGCACAGGGCGCCGCCTTCGGCTCGCCGGGCGTGCTGTCCGGCAACGTCGTCCAGATCCCCATCCACATCCCCATCAACGCGTGCGGGAACTCCCTCAACATCATCGGCCTGCTGAACCCCACCTTCGGGAACACCTGCGTCAACGGCGGCGGCTACGACCGCGGTTACGGCGGCCACGACGAGAAGCAGAACGGCCACGAGGGCCACATGGACGACTACAGCAAGTAG